One genomic segment of Picosynechococcus sp. PCC 7002 includes these proteins:
- a CDS encoding alpha-ketoglutarate-dependent dioxygenase AlkB gives MNSNLNDQQLELFASVTINEPQIPGLQYIEEFIDKQTEQELLNLIDQQQWLMDLKRRVQHYGYKYDYRTKKIDYSMYLGILPDWLFPIIEQMVSLNLISELPDQAIVNEYLPGQGITSHVDCKPCFTDTIISLSLNAPCIMNFDSIVNNERQSKLLKPRSLVILQGESRYLWKHGIPPRKSDQWNGQKIMRDRRISITFRKVII, from the coding sequence ATGAATTCTAACCTTAATGATCAGCAATTAGAGTTGTTTGCATCGGTCACAATCAACGAACCTCAAATACCAGGATTACAATACATCGAAGAATTTATTGATAAACAAACAGAACAAGAACTCTTAAATCTAATCGACCAGCAGCAATGGTTGATGGATTTAAAGCGTCGCGTCCAGCACTATGGGTATAAATATGATTATAGAACTAAGAAAATTGATTATTCGATGTACCTGGGTATTCTACCTGATTGGTTATTCCCCATCATTGAGCAAATGGTTTCTTTAAACTTGATCTCTGAGCTTCCAGATCAGGCAATTGTTAATGAATATCTCCCTGGTCAAGGAATTACATCTCATGTTGATTGTAAGCCCTGTTTTACAGATACGATCATTTCCCTGAGTTTAAACGCACCATGCATAATGAATTTTGATAGTATCGTTAACAATGAACGGCAATCAAAATTACTCAAACCTAGAAGTTTAGTGATATTGCAAGGAGAATCTCGATATCTCTGGAAGCATGGGATCCCACCCCGTAAGAGTGACCAGTGGAACGGTCAAAAAATTATGCGTGATCGCCGCATTTCAATTACTTTTAGAAAAGTGATTATTTAG
- a CDS encoding class I SAM-dependent methyltransferase — MKLNQTMKAVIDATIAKQYEQQNTCEVWRKIVMRKDDAAQRYHILRQGKADFVAGEAGLSPLQTVILYCRHYMQMHLASSRYLFKLFSMAKSTVDYPLHTDGVTMIDFGCGPMTSGLALATHIQELHQKKATINYIGIDHSAAMLEMAAVFSDRRELFHPASNFQFLQKCHHAEELIEIINQQEKGGQQSTIIFNFSYLFASETLDQKQLACIINGLLQYFREKKIVFFFQNPPGDYLNKKWILFKEELSFNLESTTNQILVPYYEYQFFKTNKVDVPKRAINLYYEILRNY; from the coding sequence ATGAAACTAAATCAGACGATGAAGGCGGTAATCGATGCGACCATTGCGAAGCAGTACGAACAACAAAATACCTGTGAGGTATGGCGAAAAATAGTGATGCGTAAAGATGATGCGGCCCAGCGCTATCACATTCTGCGTCAGGGTAAAGCAGACTTTGTGGCTGGGGAAGCAGGTCTGAGTCCATTACAGACAGTCATTTTATACTGTCGCCACTATATGCAAATGCACCTAGCCAGTAGCCGCTACCTGTTTAAGCTATTCAGCATGGCAAAATCAACCGTCGACTACCCTTTACATACCGACGGGGTAACAATGATTGACTTTGGTTGTGGCCCCATGACCTCTGGTCTGGCCTTAGCTACTCATATCCAGGAGCTCCATCAGAAAAAAGCCACCATCAACTACATCGGCATCGACCACTCAGCCGCCATGCTGGAAATGGCAGCAGTCTTTAGCGATCGCCGCGAACTCTTTCATCCTGCATCTAATTTCCAGTTCCTGCAAAAGTGTCATCATGCAGAAGAGCTCATTGAAATTATCAACCAACAGGAAAAGGGTGGTCAGCAATCAACCATCATCTTCAACTTCTCCTATCTATTTGCGAGTGAGACCCTCGATCAAAAGCAGTTAGCCTGCATCATTAATGGACTGCTCCAATACTTTCGAGAAAAAAAGATCGTTTTCTTCTTTCAAAATCCCCCAGGAGATTACCTCAATAAAAAATGGATTCTCTTCAAAGAAGAATTATCTTTTAATCTGGAAAGTACCACAAACCAGATTTTGGTACCTTACTACGAATATCAATTTTTCAAAACAAATAAAGTAGATGTGCCAAAACGAGCGATAAATCTATACTATGAAATCCTAAGAAATTATTAA
- a CDS encoding WYL domain-containing protein: MFILIGAPASGKSYIAACILRENPDYGLISTDNLRYQLFNDEAIQGDWSLIEKEIFNQITEGLKNNQNIIYDATNAKRAWRLSFIQKLRKALGQDIEIIGWHLKTPLAVCKTWNSERSRQVPEEVIEEYYLALKQFPPIAAEGFTAVYDVPYKDGALDLSVFEKKLSQLSKTQINRSNRTKHRKVEYHQYSRLLDFERLMYLISLLIQYPGLGNLQQTDPELLQEILGETETFTQAAEEIAAVLSHTQHSIYADIPALQKNLTWLTDNHIIGQIEINSDLQLDTIELAENEHTHPYSDREPFTRLINTIRFIVNNPFLYDSTQGSLGTLVEAMESQNIVHFGSSSSIRKDFEKILKSYGILPKRPMKKGYYIGTGILSENDLLEVYQLLQAQVQSLEDPLAIELYQRFQERLGNLGQLPRSPYPVRAIHNRSIVDLTQLASTALPARIQDVERAIITGRALELSRMPNGGRFANTPNPEGIFIAYPIQIVFHDIAWYLGFEILEGEQTGLLSFERIDRLRLVRELPQHRSQAEQNLALEKLTKLIQSSGSIFIGNRVADQKKYLSKEKGIKKTVEIKLELLCTEPIFRFISEGNQRFPKSQMKMSRRISGPSANRTQSPYTLPASTDKTHPHRFQVTLPKWALHDINLLRWIVGFGEQVKVVNPPELVEIIKKHGEGIVKTYEITA; encoded by the coding sequence GTGTTTATTTTAATCGGCGCACCAGCATCTGGTAAATCATATATTGCTGCATGCATTCTTCGTGAAAATCCAGATTATGGACTGATATCCACTGATAACTTACGTTACCAGCTATTTAATGACGAAGCTATCCAAGGAGATTGGAGTTTAATTGAAAAAGAAATCTTTAATCAAATCACAGAAGGATTAAAAAATAATCAAAATATTATTTACGATGCCACCAATGCCAAACGAGCATGGCGTCTTTCATTTATCCAAAAACTGAGAAAAGCCCTAGGCCAGGATATAGAGATTATCGGCTGGCATCTGAAGACTCCTTTAGCAGTCTGTAAAACTTGGAATAGTGAGCGTTCCCGACAAGTCCCAGAAGAAGTGATTGAAGAATATTACTTAGCCCTCAAACAATTTCCTCCCATTGCTGCAGAAGGATTTACCGCCGTTTACGATGTGCCCTACAAAGACGGAGCATTAGATCTGAGTGTCTTTGAAAAAAAATTAAGTCAACTCAGCAAAACCCAAATCAATCGAAGTAACCGTACTAAACACCGGAAAGTGGAATACCATCAATATTCTCGCCTACTAGACTTTGAGCGGTTAATGTACCTGATTAGTCTACTGATTCAATATCCAGGTCTTGGTAACCTCCAGCAGACCGACCCAGAATTATTGCAGGAGATTTTAGGAGAAACCGAAACATTTACTCAAGCCGCCGAAGAGATTGCCGCTGTCCTTAGTCATACCCAACACTCAATTTATGCAGATATTCCCGCGCTCCAAAAAAATTTAACATGGCTGACCGATAATCACATCATCGGCCAGATTGAGATCAACAGTGATTTACAACTAGACACTATTGAACTAGCGGAAAACGAGCATACCCATCCTTACTCAGACCGCGAACCATTCACTCGCCTAATCAATACCATTCGCTTTATTGTCAATAATCCCTTCCTTTACGATTCGACACAGGGCAGCCTAGGAACCCTAGTAGAAGCAATGGAGAGCCAAAATATTGTCCATTTTGGGTCGTCTAGCAGTATTCGCAAAGATTTTGAAAAAATCCTTAAATCCTATGGCATCTTACCCAAACGACCCATGAAAAAAGGCTACTATATTGGTACAGGCATCCTATCAGAGAATGACTTGCTTGAGGTTTATCAGTTACTCCAAGCCCAAGTGCAAAGCCTAGAAGATCCCCTAGCCATAGAACTTTATCAACGGTTCCAAGAGCGTCTGGGCAATCTAGGACAGTTACCCCGAAGTCCCTACCCAGTGCGGGCAATCCATAATCGTAGCATCGTAGACTTAACCCAATTAGCGTCTACTGCCCTACCTGCCAGAATCCAAGACGTAGAACGAGCCATTATTACAGGCAGAGCCTTGGAACTAAGCCGAATGCCCAATGGTGGACGCTTCGCAAATACCCCAAACCCAGAGGGTATATTTATCGCCTATCCCATCCAAATTGTCTTCCATGACATTGCTTGGTATTTAGGATTTGAAATCCTCGAAGGAGAACAAACCGGTCTCTTGTCCTTTGAACGCATCGATCGCCTCCGACTGGTGCGAGAACTACCCCAACACCGTTCTCAAGCAGAACAGAACTTAGCCCTAGAAAAACTAACAAAGTTGATTCAGAGTAGCGGCAGTATTTTCATTGGGAACCGCGTCGCTGACCAAAAAAAGTACCTGAGCAAAGAAAAAGGCATCAAGAAAACCGTCGAAATTAAACTTGAGCTGCTGTGCACAGAGCCTATCTTTCGTTTTATTAGCGAAGGAAATCAACGTTTCCCGAAAAGTCAGATGAAAATGTCGCGTCGCATTAGCGGCCCCTCTGCTAACCGAACCCAATCACCTTATACTCTGCCAGCCTCAACTGATAAAACACATCCCCACCGATTTCAGGTCACCTTACCCAAGTGGGCCTTGCATGACATTAATTTACTACGTTGGATTGTGGGCTTTGGCGAACAAGTGAAGGTAGTAAACCCCCCAGAACTAGTTGAGATTATCAAAAAGCATGGAGAAGGAATCGTTAAAACCTATGAAATAACAGCGTAA
- a CDS encoding tetratricopeptide repeat protein has protein sequence MKKYLVITIGTRDLMFRANDNIWYNVGNDRQKDDIISEQNQVTASLGLDWEEYKSFRKLSHYLWENYVTYGDRLLPAIWGQLLTDLKPDLETIYLIGTNQPQALPRHQEKDTLYAAEILRAYCENQGLAAEVISLGSDKINPTDFDQMLQWWQQTLTETIKVGDRPVVLCLKGGIGQTAEAGRIAALGTYGEQVAFYDAIEKPELNRQGIPSPYIGPSLGTNYLWSRVQKQALALLQSHSYTAAEALLRPYFKQDPQGWSATPNLLKGAIAWNQGQFQAFVKLAESALDRNQIKQTETYWWQAYEQAYTAVVRLKQNNTTEAMQHSFRAVEGLLYEWLQAKLSKHLAVAHSDGYLLIKCSILEEYPALRSLFIHNARTIQARLHVLAELVAQVQPATFNSEAFRAWNNRKASTTRNEVSHKLGGISEQKLFQSWGHDLRTIQDWEKRILDCLNQITGKSFYGFQNASLFPVVQYQIQTAIRNYSPTLR, from the coding sequence ATGAAAAAATACTTGGTGATTACGATTGGTACAAGAGATTTGATGTTCCGAGCTAATGACAACATCTGGTATAACGTAGGGAATGATCGCCAAAAAGATGACATCATCAGCGAACAAAACCAAGTCACCGCCAGCTTGGGCCTAGACTGGGAAGAATATAAGTCTTTTCGGAAACTGAGCCATTACCTCTGGGAAAACTATGTAACCTATGGCGATCGGCTACTGCCCGCCATTTGGGGACAACTGCTCACCGACCTAAAACCAGATCTTGAGACCATTTATCTCATCGGTACCAACCAACCCCAAGCCCTACCCCGACATCAAGAAAAAGATACCCTCTATGCTGCCGAGATTTTAAGAGCTTACTGTGAAAACCAAGGACTTGCCGCTGAAGTGATTTCGCTAGGCAGTGACAAGATCAACCCCACCGACTTCGACCAAATGCTGCAGTGGTGGCAACAGACTTTGACAGAAACAATCAAGGTAGGCGATCGGCCTGTGGTCCTCTGCCTTAAGGGAGGAATTGGCCAAACCGCCGAAGCCGGACGCATTGCTGCCCTGGGTACCTATGGCGAACAAGTGGCCTTCTATGACGCTATCGAAAAACCAGAACTCAACCGACAGGGCATCCCTTCCCCTTACATTGGGCCAAGCCTGGGCACCAACTACCTTTGGAGTCGCGTCCAGAAACAAGCCTTAGCACTCCTCCAGAGTCATAGCTACACCGCCGCCGAAGCTCTATTGCGTCCCTATTTCAAACAAGATCCCCAAGGCTGGTCTGCAACCCCCAATCTCCTCAAAGGGGCGATCGCCTGGAACCAAGGACAATTTCAGGCCTTTGTTAAACTCGCAGAATCCGCCCTAGACCGAAACCAAATCAAACAAACAGAAACCTATTGGTGGCAAGCCTACGAACAAGCCTATACCGCTGTGGTACGCCTAAAGCAAAACAACACCACTGAAGCTATGCAGCACAGTTTTCGTGCCGTAGAAGGGTTACTCTATGAATGGCTGCAAGCAAAACTAAGCAAGCATCTCGCCGTAGCTCACAGTGACGGATATCTGTTAATCAAATGCTCCATCCTTGAAGAATATCCAGCCTTGCGATCGCTATTTATCCATAATGCAAGAACAATCCAAGCCCGATTACACGTTTTGGCCGAACTCGTTGCTCAGGTTCAGCCAGCAACTTTTAATAGTGAAGCATTTCGCGCATGGAACAACAGAAAAGCAAGCACTACACGCAACGAAGTTTCCCATAAATTAGGCGGTATTTCCGAACAAAAATTATTCCAATCCTGGGGACATGATTTACGCACTATCCAAGACTGGGAAAAGCGCATTTTAGATTGTCTGAACCAAATTACAGGAAAGTCTTTCTATGGATTCCAGAATGCCAGTCTGTTCCCTGTGGTGCAATATCAAATTCAAACAGCAATTAGAAATTATAGTCCCACATTAAGATAA
- a CDS encoding RAMP superfamily CRISPR-associated protein, whose product MVYNRPQPPRPRPNQNRPRPQRNNQGCSDRNNPPPRNRGGHGGSGGNNNRPPSPWLDPDNEPTPDRSASFVEYLRWMRPADHKYKDATKTQILQLATEKTNYDPYLRSRNQRIKLIAGNANVFEVVCPWRIRVGGHRGPESILLPAFDAQGIPYIPSSTLRGVARTQAIREVMANKNCHWADAEKDSLIVRHFGALDAEGADKAGKIVFLDAYPVADRCQVEIDMANNIWSWAGNDLNYSPNPNPFLSLKETTFLIGLRLISGETNQQLLQQVKNWLIAGLANGAGSQVNTGYGQLVTKALAKSDQEFLRVKFALEGQLIHGYQKPGQWQWNDRRNEWQARGSNQAEVRPTAFKSMLRYWFRVFALGVMAPKLAQDWEGKIFGAISPTQSHGYLRVNIIEGKVTQREARSSHQGRNDPCGEMEGMVTFSWSPEAPQNRGSAEKLVKNLAWLMFNLGGLGQGARRPCYSRKNSASQRAPWWRGSTFYLESDPWHDPENLSPKEYASLFKRRLRDFYTALGEVTQGQVMPERLQTCGMVNVSTWQEAADVNCCIVVARGEEDFGKPFALAQLHHQRFKVQGRNGLDYDGNLCGQVGGRGGVKPSPVWIADVGDDYQVVTIFGATAAPRQDYLQALRDAGAIQVFPLGGRG is encoded by the coding sequence ATGGTATACAACAGACCGCAGCCACCTCGTCCCCGTCCTAACCAAAATCGTCCTCGTCCCCAAAGAAATAACCAAGGTTGTAGCGATCGCAATAATCCTCCGCCACGTAATCGAGGTGGTCACGGCGGCAGTGGCGGGAACAATAATCGTCCTCCATCTCCCTGGCTAGATCCAGACAACGAACCCACTCCAGATCGATCCGCCTCTTTTGTAGAATATTTGCGCTGGATGCGTCCTGCGGATCATAAATACAAAGATGCCACAAAAACTCAAATTCTCCAGTTAGCGACGGAGAAGACTAATTATGATCCTTACTTGAGAAGCCGGAATCAACGGATAAAACTGATTGCGGGTAATGCCAATGTCTTTGAGGTGGTCTGTCCTTGGCGAATTCGAGTCGGGGGACACCGTGGCCCAGAGAGTATTCTTTTGCCAGCTTTTGATGCCCAAGGAATCCCCTATATTCCCTCTTCCACATTGCGGGGAGTGGCGAGAACCCAAGCGATCCGTGAGGTAATGGCCAACAAAAACTGTCACTGGGCAGACGCTGAAAAAGATTCCCTCATCGTCCGGCATTTTGGAGCTCTGGATGCGGAAGGGGCGGATAAAGCCGGAAAAATCGTTTTTTTGGATGCCTACCCCGTTGCCGATCGGTGCCAGGTTGAGATAGACATGGCCAATAATATCTGGAGTTGGGCAGGAAATGACCTCAACTATTCTCCCAACCCGAACCCTTTTCTCTCCCTGAAGGAAACAACTTTTCTGATTGGTCTCAGGCTCATCTCTGGGGAAACCAATCAGCAACTGCTTCAACAGGTCAAGAATTGGCTGATTGCGGGTCTGGCGAATGGAGCTGGTTCCCAGGTAAACACGGGCTATGGGCAACTGGTCACCAAAGCTTTAGCGAAGTCAGACCAGGAATTTCTGAGGGTGAAGTTTGCCTTAGAAGGTCAGCTTATCCATGGTTATCAAAAACCAGGTCAGTGGCAATGGAATGATCGGCGTAATGAGTGGCAAGCGCGGGGCAGCAATCAAGCGGAAGTTAGACCAACTGCTTTTAAGTCGATGTTGCGTTATTGGTTCCGGGTGTTTGCTCTTGGGGTTATGGCTCCGAAGCTGGCTCAAGATTGGGAAGGGAAAATCTTTGGGGCTATTTCTCCAACTCAATCCCATGGTTATTTGCGGGTGAATATCATCGAGGGCAAAGTGACCCAAAGAGAAGCACGATCCTCCCATCAGGGTAGAAATGATCCCTGCGGTGAAATGGAGGGTATGGTGACTTTTTCTTGGTCGCCGGAAGCGCCCCAAAATCGTGGGTCTGCAGAAAAACTGGTGAAAAATTTGGCTTGGCTGATGTTTAATTTGGGTGGCTTAGGTCAGGGAGCAAGGCGGCCTTGTTATTCCAGAAAAAATAGTGCTAGCCAGCGGGCTCCTTGGTGGCGGGGTTCAACGTTTTATCTGGAGTCAGATCCTTGGCACGATCCCGAAAATCTTTCACCGAAGGAATATGCCAGTTTGTTTAAGCGGCGACTCAGAGATTTTTACACGGCTTTAGGAGAGGTGACCCAGGGGCAAGTTATGCCTGAACGACTCCAAACTTGCGGCATGGTGAACGTTTCTACTTGGCAGGAGGCGGCTGATGTGAATTGTTGCATTGTGGTGGCGAGGGGTGAAGAAGATTTTGGGAAACCTTTTGCTCTGGCGCAACTGCATCACCAACGTTTTAAGGTCCAGGGTCGTAATGGTTTGGACTATGACGGTAATCTGTGCGGCCAGGTTGGCGGTCGCGGTGGGGTAAAGCCTTCACCAGTCTGGATTGCGGATGTGGGAGATGATTATCAGGTTGTCACCATTTTTGGGGCGACAGCTGCACCGCGACAGGATTATCTTCAAGCACTCCGAGATGCTGGAGCGATCCAGGTGTTTCCACTAGGAGGGAGGGGCTAG